Proteins from one Mercurialis annua linkage group LG7, ddMerAnnu1.2, whole genome shotgun sequence genomic window:
- the LOC126657017 gene encoding uncharacterized mitochondrial protein AtMg00310-like produces the protein MPTMIGRSRKPIFAFLRDRLHKRVLGWKERFLSKAGREVLIKSIAQSIPTYIMSCFVLPVSFCAEMQSIISKFWWSGTDDKRKFPWVSWNTICKSKKVGSLGFRNLRAFNLAMLAKHAWRLIQNPVSLCARVFKAKYYPNDVFLRATPRRGASFVWQSIMEGKKVIDS, from the coding sequence ATGCCAACTATGATCGGTCGGTCAAGAAAACCCATCTTTGCTTTCCTCAGAGACCGCCTGCATAAGCGTGTTTTAGGATGGAAAGAGCGATTCTTATCCAAGGCGGGTAGAGAGGTCCTTATCAAATCCATTGCTCAATCTATACCGACGTATATAATGAGCTGTTTTGTTTTACCTGTTTCTTTCTGTGCTGAGATGCAGAGTATCATTTCCAAATTCTGGTGGAGTGGTACAGATGATAAACGAAAGTTCCCTTGGGTCAGTTGGAATACGATCTGCAAGTCTAAAAAGGTTGGCAGCCTTGGGTTCAGGAATCTGCGTGCGTTCAACTTGGCTATGCTAGCTAAACACGCGTGGCGTCTGATTCAGAATCCGGTCTCTCTCTGTGCCAGAGTTTTTAAAGCGAAATACTACCCTAATGATGTGTTTTTGCGTGCTACACCTAGGCGGGGTGCTAGCTTTGTTTGGCAAAGCATTATGGAAGGGAAGAAAGTTATTGATTCGTGA
- the LOC126657361 gene encoding G-type lectin S-receptor-like serine/threonine-protein kinase At2g19130, whose amino-acid sequence MDVLKNTPWLNHCVVFMCLLFSLNLHVCYAADRITASQSLSGDQTIVSRGGIFKLGFFKPGNSSKFYIGMWYNRVSQQTLVWVANRETPVSDRFSSELRVSDGNLVLFNESKLAIWSTNVSSNGQVEAVLLDDGNLVLNSSGNSSEPLWQSFDHPGDTWLPGAKVGLDKVTGKNTRLVSWKNKQDPAPGLFSLEIDPNGTSQYYILWNDSKIYWSSGTWNGQIFSLVPEMRLNYIYNFSYINNSNENYFTYSLYNSSIISRFVIDVGGQIQQQSWLEPSKQWSLFWSQPRVQCEVYAFCGAFASCNVKSQPFCHCLTGFVPEMIDEWNSEVYSGGCVRRRSSNLQCGNSSLVNGRKDGFLANPNMGLPADSVTVPVVGSAAECESSCSTNCSCTAYAYDNNLQCKIWTGELMDLKQLADGDSNGETLYLRLAATEFSSSKNNNGVVIGAVVGTVVVVLVLGLVLFIVLRRKRKMKRGEAVEGSLIAFGYKELQHATKNFSDKLGGGGFGSVFKGTLPDSSVVAVKKLESISQGEKQFRTEVSTIGTVQHVNLVRLRGFCSEGAKKLLVYDYMPNGSLDHHLFHKKERKAFDWKTRYNVALGTARGLAYLHEKCRDCIIHCDIKPENILLDAEFCPKVADFGLAKLVGRDFSRVLTTMRGTRGYLAPEWISGVAITAKADVYSYGMMLFELVSGSRNSEQSEERVGFFPSWVARQVTEGKGDILEILDPFLEENGDAEEVTRVCKVGCWCIQDDESQRPSMGQVVQILEGVLNVNLPPIPRSLEVFAQNQDHIIFFTESSSNSSSNIKTNTSS is encoded by the coding sequence ATGGATGTCCTCAAGAACACGCCATGGTTAAACCACTGTGTTGTTTTCATGTGCTTATTATTCTCTTTAAACCTCCATGTTTGCTATGCAGCTGATAGAATCACAGCAAGCCAGTCTCTTTCCGGCGATCAAACAATAGTTTCTAGAGGTGGGATCTTCAAACTGGGGTTCTTTAAGCCAGGTAACTCCTCCAAATTCTATATAGGTATGTGGTACAACAGGGTCTCTCAACAGACTCTAGTTTGGGTTGCAAATAGAGAGACACCAGTTTCTGACAGATTTTCTTCCGAGTTAAGAGTGTCTGATGGTAATTTGGTTCTTTTTAATGAGTCTAAACTAGCAATTTGGTCCACAAATGTTAGCTCTAATGGCCAAGTAGAAGCAGTGCTTCTTGATGATGGAAATCTTGTGTTGAATAGTAGTGGGAATTCCTCAGAGCCATTATGGCAGAGTTTTGATCACCCGGGTGATACATGGCTACCCGGAGCCAAAGTTGGATTGGACAAAGTTACAGGAAAGAATACTCGTCTCGTTTCTTGGAAGAATAAACAAGATCCTGCACCAGGTTTATTTTCTCTCGAGATAGACCCGAACGGAACCAGTCAATACTATATCCTGTGGAATGATTCTAAAATATATTGGTCTAGTGGAACTTGGAATGGCCAGATCTTTAGCTTGGTGCCTGAGATGAGATTGAATTATATCTACAACTTTAGTTACATTAATAACAGTAATGAAAACTACTTCACTTATTCTCTGTATAACTCCTCTATTATCTCTCGATTCGTGATCGATGTTGGAGGGCAGATTCAGCAGCAGTCGTGGTTGGAGCCGTCGAAACAATGGAGTTTGTTTTGGTCACAGCCCAGAGTACAGTGTGAAGTATATGCTTTTTGTGGAGCTTTTGCAAGCTGCAACGTCAAATCTCAGCCTTTCTGTCATTGTTTGACAGGTTTCGTTCCGGAAATGATAGATGAGTGGAACTCAGAGGTTTATTCTGGGGGCTGTGTGAGGAGGAGGAGTAGTAATCTGCAGTGTGGGAATTCTAGTCTTGTTAATGGGAGAAAAGATGGGTTTTTAGCTAATCCCAATATGGGTTTGCCTGCAGATTCAGTCACAGTGCCTGTAGTTGGGAGTGCAGCAGAATGCGAATCGAGCTGCTCCACCAACTGCTCATGTACTGCTTATGCTTATGATAACAATCTGCAGTGTAAAATCTGGACAGGGGAGCTCATGGACTTAAAGCAGCTCGCGGATGGCGACTCTAACGGCGAAACGCTCTATCTTAGACTTGCGGCTACTGAGTTTTCGAGTTCTAAAAATAACAATGGAGTTGTTATTGGGGCGGTAGTAGGTACAGTGGTGGTTGTACTTGTGCTTGGCCTTGTTCTGTTTATAGTCTTGAGAAGAAAGAGGAAAATGAAAAGGGGTGAAGCTGTGGAGGGTTCCCTAATTGCTTTTGGGTACAAAGAATTACAGCACGCGACGAAGAATTTCTCGGATAAACTGGGAGGAGGAGGGTTTGGGTCTGTTTTCAAGGGAACATTGCCAGATTCAAGTGTGGTTGCTGTGAAGAAGCTGGAAAGCATCAGCCAAGGAGAGAAGCAGTTCCGCACAGAAGTGAGCACAATTGGAACGGTTCAGCATGTGAATCTTGTTCGCCTTCGAGGGTTCTGCTCCGAGGGTGCTAAGAAGCTACTGGTTTACGATTACATGCCAAATGGTTCTCTTGACCATCATCTTTTCcacaaaaaagaaagaaaggctTTCGACTGGAAGACGAGGTACAATGTCGCTTTGGGGACAGCAAGAGGGCTGGCGTATCTCCACGAGAAATGCAGGGACTGCATTATACACTGCGACATTAAGCCCGAGAACATCCTTTTGGATGCCGAATTTTGCCCAAAAGTTGCAGATTTCGGGCTGGCAAAGCTGGTGGGGCGGGATTTCAGCAGAGTGCTAACGACAATGAGAGGAACAAGAGGGTATCTGGCGCCAGAGTGGATATCAGGAGTGGCTATAACTGCAAAGGCAGATGTGTACAGCTACGGAATGATGCTGTTTGAACTGGTATCGGGAAGCAGAAACTCGGAGCAATCAGAAGAAAGGGTGGGATTCTTCCCGAGTTGGGTTGCGAGGCAGGTAACGGAAGGGAAGGGCGACATCCTTGAAATATTGGATCCCTTCCTCGAGGAAAATGGCGATGCCGAAGAGGTAACAAGAGTATGCAAAGTAGGTTGCTGGTGTATCCAAGATGATGAAAGCCAGAGGCCATCAATGGGACAAGTTGTGCAGATTCTTGAGggagttttgaatgtaaacttaCCTCCTATTCCGAGATCACTCGAGGTGTTTGCTCAAAACCAAGATCACATCATATTCTTCACAGaatcttcttctaattcttcctCAAACATCAAAACCAACACATCATCATAA
- the LOC126654659 gene encoding uncharacterized protein LOC126654659, which produces MKERKMENGLVSVDKWSEKSQAYFLTHLHADHTQGLTSTWSKGPLFCSQLTAHLFPSRFPGFNLSLLTVLDTGLWHSMRLVSPSSGSQTTLQVMPIDAHHCPGAVMFLFRGDFGCLLFTGDFRWEAECESAKTAREMLVDALKDNAVDVLYLDNTYCNPAFEFPPRLVAARQVVDIIDSHPGFDIIIGIDSLGKEDLLVHISDMLETKIWVWPERLQTMHLLGFHDIFTTRTSLTSVRAVPRYSFSIDTLNQLNTMHPTIGIMPSGLPWMVKSTKGNSNKSQLSTGTETGTEKIVRGVERCHEYMYIVPYSDHSCFSEIKEFVELVRPTSMKGIVSSSSSYVEPFYYFGGLCGERPISQNEHENKERDERVIDIQTKSFCGIHNTIQSRSMKPVGVSRVTALRRVSRGSKLAENDSSD; this is translated from the exons ATGAAGGAAAGAAAAATGGAGAATGGTCTAGTCTCAGTAGACAAATGGTCAGAGAAGAGCCAAGCATACTTCTTAACCCATCTTCACGCAGACCACACACAAGGCTTAACCTCTACATGGTCCAAAGGCCCTCTCTTCTGCTCCCAACTCACCGCTCACCTCTTCCCTTCCAGATTCCCAGGCTTCAACCTCTCCTTACTCACCGTCCTCGATACCGGCCTCTGGCATTCCATGCGGCTCGTCTCTCCTTCCTCCGGATCCCAGACAACCCTCCAAGTCATGCCCATTGACGCCCATCACTGTCCTG GTGCGGTGATGTTCTTGTTTCGTGGGGATTTTGGTTGCCTATTGTTTACTGGGGATTTTCGATGGGAGGCAGAGTGTGAGAGTGCGAAAACTGCGAGAGAGATGCTTGTTGATGCTCTTAAGGATAATGCAGttgatgttctctatttggatAATACTTATTGTAATCCTGCTTTTGAATTTCCTCCCCGCCTAGTTGCTGCTCGACAG GTTGTTGATATCATTGACTCCCATCCAGGTTTTGACATTATCATTGGGATTGACTCTCTAGGGAAGGAAGATCTTCTAGTTCATATTTCAGATATGCTAGAGACAAAG ATTTGGGTGTGGCcagaacgtttgcaaaccaTGCATCTTCTTGGGTTCCATGACATATTCACAACTAGAACTTCTTTGACTAGTGTGCGAGCTGTACCTCGATACAGTTTCAGTATTGACACTCTAAATCAATTGAATACAATGCATCCGACAATTGGAATAATGCCTTCTGGTCTTCCTTGGATGGTAAAATCTACAAAAGGGAATAGCAATAAAAGCCAGTTGAGTACTGGGACTGAGACCGGGACTGAGAAGATAGTTCGAGGTGTGGAAAGGTGTCATGAATACATGTATATAGTTCCATACTCGGATCACTCCTGCTTTTCAGAGATAAAGGAGTTCGTTGAGCTTGTCCGGCCAACTAGCATGAAAGGAATCGTGTCTTCATCATCTTCTTATGTGGAACCTTTTTACTATTTTGGTGGTCTTTGTGGAGAAAGGCCGATATCACAGAATGAGCATGAGAATAAAGAGAGAGACGAGAGAGTGATTGATATTCAAACCAAATCTTTTTGTGGAATTCATAATACCATTCAATCAAGGAGCATGAAGCCTGTGGGGGTGAGTAGGGTTACGGCATTGAGAAGAGTAAGCCGCGGTTCCAAACTTGCTGAAAATGACTCGTCAGATTAA